A genomic stretch from Lathyrus oleraceus cultivar Zhongwan6 chromosome 2, CAAS_Psat_ZW6_1.0, whole genome shotgun sequence includes:
- the LOC127123332 gene encoding myosin-8 — protein sequence MSQIFEQFCINLTNEKLQQHFNQHVFKMEQEEYTKEEIDWSYIEFVDNQDVLDLIEKKPGDVIALLDEACMFPRSTHETFAEKLYQTLKDNKRFSKPKLSRTDFTINHYAGDVMYQTDLFLDKNKDYVVPEHAALLCASKCSFVSGLFPPLHEESTKSTKFSSIATQFKQQLQSLLETLSATEPHYIRCVKPNNLLKPGIFENNDVLQQLRCGGVMEAIRISCAGYPTRKNFDEFVQRFSIMEPKVLKSCPDEMTACKRLLDKANLKDYQVTLNHR from the exons atgtcacaaat CTTCGAGCAATTTtgtatcaatttgacaaatgAGAAGTTACAGCAGCATTTCAACCAG CATGTCTTCAAAATGGAGCAAGAGGAATATACAAAGGAAGAAATTGATTGGAGTTATATAGAGTTCGTTGATAATCAAGATGTTCTCGATCTTATTGAGAAG AAACCTGGCGACGTTATTGCTCTTCTGGACGAGGCCTG TATGTTTCCAAGATCAACGCACGAAACATTTGCTGAAAAGCTATATCAAACACTTAAGGACAATAAGCGATTCAGCAAACCGAAGTTGTCACGAACTGACTTCACCATCAATCACTATGCTGGTGAT GTCATGTATCAAACTGATCTTTTCCTTGATAAAAACAAAGACTATGTTGTTCCAGAACACGCTGCGCTGCTCTGTGCTTCCAAGTGCTCCTTTGTTTCAGGACTTTTCCCACCTTTACACGAGGAAAGTACTAAATCAACAAAGTTTTCTTCTATAGCCACTCAGTTTAAG CAACAACTGCAATCTTTGCTTGAAACATTGAGTGCGACTGAGCCACACTACATTCGTTGTGTAAAGCCAAATAATCTTCTTAAGCCGGGGATATTTGAGAACAACGATGTGTTACAGCAGCTTCGATGTGGG GGTGTAATGGAGGCAATTAGGATAAGTTGCGCTGGATATCCAACTCGAAAGAACTTTGATGAATTTGTTCAACGGTTTAGTATAATGGAACCTAAGGTTCTAAAATCATG TCCTGATGAGATGACGGCTTGCAAGAGACTTCTAGATAAAGCAAACCTTAAAGATTATCAG GTTACATTGAATCATAGATGA